The following is a genomic window from Amblyraja radiata isolate CabotCenter1 chromosome 13, sAmbRad1.1.pri, whole genome shotgun sequence.
tttcatccactcattgcagactgggggcaatttacagaaggctaattaacctgcaaacccgcatgaaaaccggagcaccctgagaaaacccgcatgaaaaccggagcaccctgagaaaacccgtacggtcacggggaggatgtacaatCTCCACACACAAACAAGGTTAGGAGGTtacgatcgaacccggctctctggtgctgaggcagtagctctaccagctgtgccagccTGTTAGCATCAACCCCACTCACTCCCGCAGAGCTGCCGAGGGGATGGTAAAACAGAGTCCACACACACGGAGAGTTCTCTACTCCAGTCGGCTGTGGACGTTCCTTGGTTGAGCTGACTTAAACGTCAATATTCCTGAGTACTAGAGTTAgggcatcatgatgcagctgttcaCAATCGTTAGTGAGACCATACTTGGAGCACTGTGTGTAATTCTAGTTGCCcaactacaggaaagatgtcttTAAGTTGGAAagcgtgcagaagagattcaccaggatggtgACGTAGAAGCAGGCACCACCTGTGCCTGCTTCTAATTCTTTATGTTTTCAGGCCGATCACGGAAGAGCTGGGATTGCTGGATCCTCTGACAGATACCACAGGGGCGGCAAGTAACCTGCGAACCGGCGGATGAGGACGGAAGcgaggacgccgctgccgggggaaggaacaaaggaggacccggcgtgggggatcgccgtgagggagggggaagaacaatggaggacccgacccatgagggatggggaaggggaggaagaaCAAAGTGGGACTTGGCgccgggggtactttgtaactttgtaatcgCTCTTTATGGGCAACTATTTGCTTACCTTGGCTATGCTAGCAAAGAATTtcagtgacttgtcacatgtgacaataaagtattaattaattaattcattcattcaactatCCACCCTCACTCCTCACCAACATCCTCGAAGTGAGAAGTAGCTtggtggtgagtggggggaggaatTAGGCAGCAGGGGATCACTGGGTCTGTGTGAAGGGAAGTTGTGTCCATTGTCTGAACCAACTGAGCTCACTCCGAAAGGAAAACACGTCATTGTTTCCTGCTCACTCAAATCCAGGCTGATGACATTGGTGCAGATAGcgtatcttggtcggcaagggAACGTTGGGCATTAGGTCAGCTTCTGTGAAGTCTGACTGTATTCTGTGTTTCTCGAATTGAacgcagaacagtacagcagaggaacaggtccATTGGTCTACAATGTACGTGCCGAACgggatgccaagataaaccacTCTGTGTCTGTGCATTAAGTGTAACCGGGGGGGCTGAGCATTtaagacgaggggggggggggggggggggggggggaagaagacacAAAAGGCAATGGTTTGCCGGGGAAGTGACTCAGAGAGGGCTGGAGAGTTTGTGAGTCACGGCTTTTGGGAGACAGGAAAAGGATTTCAATCCAGCGCACGTGGACACAGTCACTTCTGGCCTGGCTCCCTCACGAGCTCCGTGTGTCAGCGGGAATGTCACAGGACCACACCCCACGGCTCATTTACCCGTACTGGCCCAGGGGATGGGAAAAtgttgaggaatttctttagtcagagggcggtgaaactgtggaattcctttaatttagcttagtttagagatacagcgcggaaacagacccttcagcccatcaggtccataCCGATCAGcgaaccctgcacattaacactatcctacactagggataatttttacatttacaccaagccaattaacccacaaacctgtatgcctttggagtgtgggaggaaactgaagttctcggagaatacccattgagatcacggggagaatatacaaactctgtacagacaagcacccgcagccaggatcgaacccgggtctctggcgctaaggcagcaactctaccgctgcgccacggtgctgccatagacggcggtggaggccaagtcattgacggagtagacttgatgggccgaatggcctaattctgttcctagaacctatgaacatgcAAACTGCCCTAAaggcccattcccacacagatcaCACCTTGCCACTTGACGTCACCGCGCGTAAAATACAGGAGACATGGGAGGGTGTCCCATCATATGCAGAGGAGTGGGGGTCAGAGTGGGGCAGTGGTGATTAGATGGGGGGTCAGAGGGAGGGGAATGTAGATCTGAGGTGGAGGGGGTTGCagggtggagagaagggaatggacagaagaaCATGCAGCCACAAATGCACCCACACACATGCTCACCCactcatgcacactcacacacaagcacTCACGCATGCGCACATTCTCACTCACAGCCATATACACCCACATTCTCTCACTCACACCCCTGCTACACTGGATGGGCACAACTGACATCCATTAGCTGTCTCCACTCGTCAGGGTGCAGTGCTGCGAACCAAAGATGCCGTGCTCAGGGTCAGCTTGAGCTGGAGTTCattggcaatttacagtggtcaattaacctcttgagaaaacccacacggtcacagggagaacgcgcaaactccacacaactagcacccgaggtcagtattgaactggcgctgtgaggcagtactaGTTGTGGCATGTGACGCCCGTTTTCCATTTACCTGTAGCATCATCCTGTGAGCCCTCCATCAAACCCCTGTTGATTTAAAAGTCCTCCATTAGATTGCCCAGCACTAGCAAGGTCACTATGGGTCAAGTGGCCTCATTCTGTCCCCTAAAATCCACGTGAATCTACGACTCAACCTTCAAATCTTCCCTCCATCCGTGAGGATATATTCGGCATAGCCTGGTGGTTGGAAGATCTCATTCCTGCCCCTTCCTCCATTTCCAATCTCCCTCTGGAATGCTGAGATGGCATCTGCTTCCAGTGTGGTCCAACTGACAGGAGTTTGTCGGAACTTTCTTGCCTTTTGACTCTAACCATCTGAACACACAGCCTGGATTTGTTTACACTTGCAGGGTGATTTATTCGTCTGATTTTTAAAGGGGAGATTATTCTAGCTATGATTTTGTTGGGAGGTATGTTCTTGTGCCTGCCTTGAATCCAAGAGTAGGTTATTTTTGCACTTTTATCGTGAGGTTATGACCGTTTCTCTTTGCTTTTCCTTGAACAGTCACGGACGCTAGACACAGCGTTATCCCCATCCAAAGTTTCCATTGCTGAGGATAACATTGAGAgagacagctcattccagactGGGGGCTCAgtcactaccactgcaccatgcTATCCGTGATGAGCTCACTCTCCCTGAGGTTGGAGACGAAGGGGTGTCACAGGTGGACAGGAATgattttggcatgcttgccttcatctgtcAGGGAATTGAGCATAGAAGCCAGGAGATTGGGTTAACGTTgtaaagacgttggtgaggctgcacttaatTGTgcccagttttggtcaccctgatatAGGAAAGATCCATCAAGGTGGGAAGAGTGCAttaaatatttacgaggatgttgccaggactcgagggcctgagcgacAGTCAGGGGTTGGGGttacctgaccaaatgtcttttaaatgctgctatagtacctgccccaaatacctcctccagcagctcgttccatatacccagcacccaCTGTGCAGAAACAGTTACCCCTTGGGgtcttattaaatcttccccctcagcttagtttattgtcacatgtaccgaggtgcagtgaaacttTTCTTTGTTGCATGCtgcccagtcagtggaaagactatacatgattacaatcaaaaagcccagtgtacagatacagaataaagggaacaatgtttagtgcaagattaagtccagtaaagtcagattaaaaagtttgaaagtctccaatgaggtagatgggaggtctctAGTTAGTgacagaatggttcagttgcctgataacagctgggaactgtCCCATGTcgtttggttctcgattcccctactctgtgtaagACTGGTGCAttcactctgtctatttcccaaacacctctcagcttcctgcgctccaaggaataagctgGCGCCCTGTCCactggcaccctgggggatttccgggaccgctgggcaccgcagggggttgaacgcatcctcaataaggattgtaacatagttgtatagtagtttatttaggatatttgtttgtattgtgTTATGGTggtggtttgttttattgtagtggaaatgttattttttaataattgaataaatattttgataaatttaaaaaaaaggaattaGGTGGCAATGCCACCGGGCAGTGGGTGGTCATCGACCCCGGGGTGAGTTCAGACCTAGATGTCAATTCATTTATCAGGGACTGCACTGCCAACTGCCCCATCAACATGGATTTTCAATGAAAGCAAGGTTTTGCAAACTCTCACTCTGATACCTTGAATTCCCCATTTAAAGTACTGGAAATATAAAGCCACTGTGTGAGCAGATGATGTTGGAGGTGAAAGACTATGTAAAACTTTACCAATGAGTTAACGAGCACTGCCCCCTGGTGACAGTTCCACAAACAGCagatgaagaggaagcacaaaatgctagaactcagtgggtcaggcagcatctctggggaacatggttaGCCAAAGTTTCTTGTCGGGACAGCAGAGGGAGAGGAATGTTTCATAGAGTGTTGGGGAGCAGAAAGATCTAGGAGCAGGTACACAGGTCCCTGAAAGTGTCATCACAGGCAAATAGGGTGGAAAAATGCCTCGTTTGtagatgagaaagagggataacatgaaactagtATGAACGGCTGATCCATGGCCGGCATGGCTGAAGAGCccatttctgtactgtatctttcattcacaaaagcatagaaaacaggtgcaggaggaagccattcggcccttcaagccagcaccgccattcattgtgatcatggctgatcgtccccaatcaataacctatgCCCAATAACTCAACGTATCAGTTGGCACAGCACACTGTTCAGGAAAGGTgttacaggtttaaggtgagaggggcaaagtatcTTTCAAACAATCAAAAACATGTTTTCTGTAAAGTTGCCTTTCAGTGTGTGGTTTTATTAATAATTTAATAACTTTGTGTCCGTTGTAAACACACTTATGTACAAAGCAGTCTCATGTGCATCAGCACCGTTACCCTGTCAGTCCTCTGCTTCAGATTCCTCCTCCTGGCTGATTTGGAAGTAACGCAGCTCATAACTCTCCTTGTCCGAGGCAACCACTCGCAGCCAGTCCCGCAGGTTGTTCTTCTTCAGGTACTTTTTCGTCAGGTACTTCAGGTACCTGAGGcacgagagagaaagagagagagacggcGTCAAGGTTTAAAACATCAAATCTTTAGTTGCTGTGCAGATTGGTGAGGTACAGCCAGTCAAGCGAGCTGCTCACCAACAGAAGGCAAACGTCTTGAACAATGGGCTGTGCAGTCGGTACTGCAGATACCAGGGATGCCTCAGCCCTCTCAGGTGAACATGAATGACCAACCACGAGGCACCCTCTACCCTGTGTAaacaaacttgccctgcacagaaATAGGCACTTCTGCCCTCTATAACACCGTTAAAACTAATCTCttttgcctgcacgtgatccatatccctccatgtccaTGAGccaatctaaaagcatcttaaatgtcactattgtatctgcctccaccctcgGCAGTACGTTCCAGGTACTCATTGCTCTCTGCTTAAAAACATGTTGCACCTCTcacaaagctgtgccctctaatctttgacatttacacactgagaaaatgcttctgaatgGCTACTGTATCTACACCTCTAGTCAtttaatatatttctatcaggcatTCCCACATATTCTAACGTCCCAGAGaacacaatccaagtctgtctaacctctcctgCAGCTAATAccgtctaatccaggcaacattcttgtaaatcttatgcaccctctccaaagtctcaatatgcttcctgtaatggtggCAACCAGAAAGGCATACAATGCTCAATACAACACAGCATAACCAGAGTTTTGTAAAGTTTCAATGCAACtgtttcgttttagagatacagtatggaaacgggcccttcagcccaccaagtccgtgccgaccaacaatcactcatacatcagttctatcctacacactagggacaaacagtagccaattagcctacaaaactgaacatctttgagatgtgggaggaaaccggagcaccgggggaaaacccaagcggttacagggagaacatacaaactccacacagacagcacccgtagtcaggatcgaacctggtactctggcgctgtgagagagcagctctaccactgcgccactccgCTGCCCTAACTGATTTGGGAGTCTGACAATAAGAATTTAACAAGCAGCAAGTGGGGGTTGTGGTCGCTCTCCCACCTCTCCGTCTCCTGCCCTATCCAGATCACGTTCCTgtttgaagggtctcaacccgaaacgtcacgcattccttctctccagagatgctgcctgtcccgctgagttattccagcattttgtgtctaccttcgatttaaaccagcatctgcagttctttcttacacatcctaTTCCTGTTTCTTGTATTGAGTCCCAAATGACCCCACCACCCAGTCCAGGCACACAGAGACTAATGCAACACAAGCTGCACAGTTGTAtacctggtagagctgctgcctcacggcaccagagacctgggctcaatcttgactacgggcgctttctatatggagtttgcacgttcttcttgtgaccgcgtaggttttctccaggtgctctggtttcttcctaccctccaaagacgtgcaggtttataggttaactggcttctgtaaattggccttagtgtgtaggatatatcttgtgtatggggtgattgttggtcggcatggactcggtgggccaaagggcctgtttccacgctgtatctccaaactaaacaagcaccagagagagacagatagcaaTGCATGCTCACCTCTTGGAGAACTGTTTGGCAGAGGTGATTGTGATCTTGTTCCGAAGCCGTTCGATCTGGACCACGGTGCCCAGGTTCCCGGCCTTGCCGCCCACCTTCACTTTCTCACGCAGGAACTGCTCCTGTCGGTAAAACAGACGCGTGGGACACTAGGGAAGGAACCCTAGGCACGAACTAGGGAAGGCAGCCCTAGTCACAACAGGCAGTTAGCAGGGCCAAAGCAAGACCAAGCTGCAAACTGCAGGAAGTCCTGCGTCATATCTTCCCTCTGCCTCTTACTTCCAGCACCCACCCCTCCACAGCATTAAACTCCACAAAGACTTGCGGGGTTGTAGGTAAAGTGTataaagagtggatgagaaagtggaataacataaacTGGTAtgcacaggtgatcaatggtcacggaaggacacaaagtgctgtagtaactatgtgggtcaggcaacatctgtgaagaacatttcggagacgtttcgggcctggatccttcttcagagatgccgcttgacctactgaattactccagcactttgtgtccttttgtgtattaaccagcatctgtagttctttgtttctacattgatcaatggtcagcatggcctcggtgggctgctgggcctgtttccatgctgtatctctaaacaaaacatgaagtgctgcagtaattcagggtcaggcagcatctgtggagggaaatggacaggatgcttcaggttgggaccattcttcagattttgtagtgggggaagaaagctggaaaacaggTGGGGGTGGGCAAGTAGAGAGGAGacacgaggaattgcagatgctggaatcctgagtaaaacaccaagtgttggagtaactcaacgggtcagacagcatctgtggagggaatggatagcggacctttcggatctgaagaagggaccgacccataacattgcctgtccattcagtgctgtatctttcattcaatcaagAGCCTGCGTGTTCTTCACTGGACAGTGATATTCAGGGGAAGGACGGGGGCACCTGGGAATAGGAGATCCCAGCCAAATTGTGGCATACATCGCCCTTTGGGGAAGGGGACAGGACTGAAAGCCCAACAATTAAAGTGCTTACAAAGTTGGCGGAGTCGAGGATGCCATCTTCCACAGGGTTGGAGAGGTTGAGCGTGAATTGCCAAACGGGTTTCTTCTTCCCCTTGAGGTGTGTGGACTTCTTTGTCTGTTGGGGAGGAAAAGGAAATCAAACAGATCAAAACTCTCCACTCCCAGCTGGGTAACAAACTCAACAATCCCCACACGTTTAAACAATGGTCgataaaacatttggacaagtacatggacaggatagatttagagggatttgggccaaatgcaggaagctgggtctagtgtagatggcatgttggtcggcatagaaaacttgggccgaaggacccgtttgtttctgtgctgtatgactccacgaGTAAGCACACTCCCAAACCGCAAACAACCCTGGAGCGCGAGGGAGCTGAATCCATTACAGCAAATGATACACTCGTAAATTGGAAGGATATAGTTAGGAGGGGGGGGTTGGCAGAAAAGTAAGCGAGGATAGCAGAGGATGGAGCTAATATTATCTgattgatacagcgcggaacatggcccttcggcccaccgagtctccgcCGACTATTGATCATCTGATCACGCTAGTTATCCCAttttccctacacactaagggcaatttccagagggccgatcaacctacaaacccacacgtctgtgggatgtgggaagaaactggagcacccggaggaatcccacatgGTCTCAGGGAAAACAGGCTAACTCCACACAAAGACTTTgcccgcggtcaggatcaaatccgggcctCTCTGTGtgaggcagctctaccagctgcgtcatccGTTATAAGAGCCAtaaagtcttacagcgtggaaacgtcctttggcccaacttgcccacaccaaccaacatggtccatctacactcatcccacctgcctgcgtttagccctatccctctaaacttattctatccatgtatctgtccaaatgtttcttaaatgttgcgatagtacctgctgtTGCGTTAGTAACTGCAGGGGTGAGGGGTGAAAttgcgaagggggggggggggtcgtgcaGGCAAACAGTTTTGAAAAGTTGACCTTCAGTTATGGAGAGATTTTGATAGGCTCCGCTGTTTTTTTTTCTTGGACAGAGGCCGAGGGGTGACCCGATAAGATTATTCATTAAAAGATTATTGGAGACATAGATAGGCTAGATGGTCAGAATTGTTTTCAAATGGTAGGGATATCAAAATCAAGGCTAGGTTTATGGCGAGAGGAAGGTGATCTgaggtagacacaagaaacttgAGAAAAACAACGTGAAGCACAACGTGAACAACTCATaacgtcaagcagcatctgtggagggaatggacagttgacAGAAGTGTGTGATCAGAGAGgcaggttgatatctggaacgccGCAGCGAGGAGGTGGTGGCTTCAGAAACAATCACTACAATTAAGAGGCATTCTTGACAGCTACTACTTGAATAGTCAGAGTTTAGGATACGGTTCCAACACGGGAACATGAGAATAGCGTAGGTGGGCATAAGGGACAGCATGGACGTGGtggactgaaggggctgtttctgcaccGTACAACTCCATATTCTCCTGTCCCTGGTGGAAGAGGCAGACGGGCAGGGAGGATCTGTCTgcctcaggtacacaaaattgctggaggaactcagcgggtgcagcagcatctatggagcgaaggaaataggcgacgtttcggcccgaaacgtcgcctatttccttcgctccatagatgctgctgcacccgctgagttcctccagcaattttgtgtaccttcgatattccagcatctgcagttcccttttgaacacatctgTCTGCCTCATGCGTGAGATGGGGAAGAGCTCAGGCCTGATGgtaaagggccgaagggcctacctcCCGGGTTCAATGACGGGAAGGAGGTTTCAGCGCTGATAGCCCGGGC
Proteins encoded in this region:
- the rpl22l1 gene encoding 60S ribosomal protein L22-like 1, translated to MELTKKSTHLKGKKKPVWQFTLNLSNPVEDGILDSANFEQFLREKVKVGGKAGNLGTVVQIERLRNKITITSAKQFSKRYLKYLTKKYLKKNNLRDWLRVVASDKESYELRYFQISQEEESEAED